In the genome of Lynx canadensis isolate LIC74 chromosome F1, mLynCan4.pri.v2, whole genome shotgun sequence, one region contains:
- the GREM2 gene encoding gremlin-2 → MAEGEISLKVLTCLRGKTGMFWKLSLSLCLVAVLVKVAEARKNRPAGAIPSPYKDGSSNHSERWQHQIKEVLASSQEALVVTERKYLKSDWCKTQPLRQTVSEEGCRSRTILNRFCYGQCNSFYIPRHVRKEEESFQSCAFCKPQRVTSVLVELECPGLDPPFRLKKIQKVKQCRCMSVNLSDSDKQ, encoded by the coding sequence GATGTTCTGGAAGCTCTCCCTGTCCTTGTGCCTGGTGGCCGTGCTGGTGAAGGTGGCGGAGGCCCGGAAGAACCGGCCGGCGGGCGCCATCCCCTCGCCCTACAAGGACGGCAGCAGCAACCACTCGGAGAGATGGCAGCACCAGATCAAGGAGGTGTTGGCCTCCAGCCAGGAGGCCCTGGTGGTCACCGAGCGCAAGTACCTCAAGAGTGACTGGTGCAAGACGCAGCCGCTGCGGCAGACGGTGAGCGAGGAGGGCTGCCGCAGCCGCACGATCCTCAACCGCTTCTGCTACGGCCAGTGCAACTCCTTCTACATCCCGCGCCACGTCCGCAAGGAGGAGGAGTCCTTCCAGTCGTGCGCCTTCTGCAAGCCCCAGCGCGTCACCTCGGTCCTGGTGGAGCTCGAATGTCCCGGGCTGGACCCTCCCTTCCGACTCAAAAAGATCCAGAAGGTGAAGCAGTGTCGGTGCATGTCGGTGAACCTGAGCGACTCGGACAAGCAGTGA